The proteins below are encoded in one region of Streptomyces cyanogenus:
- a CDS encoding hemerythrin domain-containing protein: protein MGHGGNVIQELTTDHREVEEIFGRIEALPPGSAERKTLCDQATMELVRHSVAEESYLYPAVREHVANGDSLADKELQDHAKAEQLMKDLERCKADDPRFDTLMTELMTEIRSHVADEEQNLFPRLEAACPPDALMDLGDKVRRAKKMAPTRPHPSAPDTPPANKLLAPGAGLVDRLRDALSGRGKES from the coding sequence ATGGGTCACGGCGGAAACGTCATCCAGGAGCTGACCACCGACCACCGCGAGGTCGAGGAGATCTTCGGCCGCATCGAAGCGCTGCCGCCCGGCTCCGCGGAACGCAAGACCCTCTGCGACCAGGCCACGATGGAGCTGGTCCGGCACTCCGTCGCGGAGGAGTCCTACCTGTACCCGGCGGTGCGCGAGCACGTGGCCAACGGGGACTCCCTGGCCGACAAGGAACTCCAGGACCACGCCAAGGCCGAGCAGCTCATGAAGGACCTGGAGCGTTGCAAGGCGGACGATCCCCGCTTCGACACGCTCATGACCGAGCTGATGACCGAGATCCGGTCGCATGTGGCGGACGAGGAGCAGAACCTCTTCCCGCGTCTGGAGGCGGCCTGTCCGCCGGACGCGCTGATGGACCTCGGCGACAAGGTCCGCCGGGCGAAGAAGATGGCCCCCACCCGTCCGCACCCCTCGGCACCGGACACTCCCCCGGCCAACAAGTTGCTGGCGCCGGGAGCCGGTCTGGTCGACCGGTTGCGCGACGCGCTGTCGGGGCGTGGCAAGGAGAGCTGA
- a CDS encoding D-glycero-alpha-D-manno-heptose-1,7-bisphosphate 7-phosphatase: protein MSRLSAVLFDRDGTLVVDVPYNGDPDRVRLLPGAAAAVALARAHGLATGVVSNQSGIGRGLLTTEQVLRVNERADELLGGLDTWVFCPHAPDAGCACRKPRPGLVRMAAERLGVPPAECLVIGDIAADVLAARAAGARGVLVPNAATAPAEVERFATESAPDLLTAVRAALTEAGVSPAGRRASGPRTESPARPRQTPTRSAPADAGAPHRAPSATPGAVAHERAPCAVPDAAGPVGRWPA, encoded by the coding sequence GTGAGCAGGCTGTCCGCCGTTCTGTTCGACCGCGACGGCACCCTCGTGGTGGACGTGCCGTACAACGGCGACCCCGACCGGGTCCGGCTGCTGCCGGGCGCCGCCGCGGCCGTCGCGCTGGCCCGCGCCCACGGCCTGGCCACCGGCGTGGTGAGCAACCAGTCCGGCATCGGCCGCGGGCTGCTTACCACCGAGCAGGTGCTCCGCGTCAACGAACGCGCCGACGAGCTGCTGGGCGGCCTGGACACCTGGGTGTTCTGCCCGCACGCCCCGGACGCCGGCTGCGCCTGCCGCAAGCCCCGCCCCGGCCTCGTCCGCATGGCCGCCGAACGGCTGGGCGTGCCGCCCGCCGAATGCCTGGTGATCGGCGACATCGCCGCCGACGTCCTGGCCGCCCGCGCGGCCGGCGCCCGGGGCGTCCTGGTCCCGAACGCGGCCACCGCCCCGGCGGAGGTGGAACGTTTCGCCACGGAGAGTGCCCCCGATCTCCTCACCGCCGTCCGCGCGGCCCTGACCGAGGCGGGCGTCTCCCCGGCGGGCAGGCGCGCCTCCGGTCCGCGCACGGAGTCTCCCGCCCGGCCACGGCAGACCCCGACGCGATCGGCTCCGGCGGACGCCGGGGCTCCGCATCGGGCGCCGTCCGCCACCCCCGGCGCCGTGGCCCACGAGCGGGCGCCGTGCGCCGTGCCGGACGCCGCCGGACCGGTGGGGAGGTGGCCGGCGTGA
- a CDS encoding NAD-dependent epimerase/dehydratase family protein: protein MTGDKPFSWRRALVTGGAGFLGSHLCERLLDSGVEVDCADNLACGRRENVAQLEDRPGFRYVHCDVSAADCAERLAGPYDVVLHFACPASPADYLRMPLETLDVGSLGTRNALAIAQRDGARFLLASTSEVYGDPLVHPQHEGYWGNVNPVGPRSVYDESKRFAEALVTAHAGTHGTDAGIVRLFNTYGPRMRAHDGRAVPTFICQALAGEPLTVTGDGSQTRSLCYVDDTVDGILRVAASRAVRPVNIGGSDEITMADLARRVVALTGSRSPIAFIDRPVDDPGRRRPDTTLARELLGWSPQVPWEEGLKQTIAYFAAQPPQPAPHPEESAPQS from the coding sequence ATGACTGGTGACAAACCGTTCTCCTGGCGGCGCGCCCTCGTGACCGGCGGCGCCGGCTTCCTCGGCTCCCACCTGTGCGAACGGCTGCTGGATTCAGGCGTCGAAGTCGACTGTGCCGACAACCTCGCCTGCGGGCGGCGCGAGAACGTCGCCCAGCTGGAGGACCGGCCCGGCTTCCGCTACGTGCACTGCGACGTCTCCGCCGCCGACTGCGCCGAGCGGCTGGCGGGCCCGTACGACGTGGTCCTCCACTTCGCCTGCCCGGCCTCGCCCGCCGACTACCTGCGCATGCCCCTGGAGACCCTGGACGTCGGCAGCCTCGGCACCCGCAACGCCCTCGCGATCGCCCAACGCGACGGCGCCCGTTTCCTGCTCGCCTCCACCTCGGAGGTGTACGGCGACCCGCTGGTGCACCCGCAGCACGAGGGCTACTGGGGCAACGTGAACCCGGTCGGGCCGCGCAGCGTGTACGACGAGTCCAAGCGGTTCGCCGAGGCCCTGGTGACCGCGCACGCCGGCACCCACGGCACGGACGCCGGGATAGTGCGGCTGTTCAACACCTACGGCCCGCGGATGCGGGCCCACGACGGCCGCGCGGTGCCCACTTTCATCTGCCAGGCCCTCGCCGGCGAGCCGCTGACGGTGACCGGCGACGGCAGCCAGACCCGCTCGCTGTGCTACGTCGACGACACGGTCGACGGCATCCTCCGGGTGGCGGCCAGCAGGGCGGTGCGGCCCGTCAACATCGGCGGCAGCGACGAGATCACCATGGCCGACCTGGCCCGCCGGGTGGTCGCCCTGACCGGCTCCCGGTCCCCGATCGCCTTCATAGACCGGCCCGTCGACGACCCCGGCCGGCGCCGCCCCGACACCACCCTCGCACGTGAACTGCTCGGCTGGTCGCCGCAGGTGCCCTGGGAGGAGGGCCTGAAGCAGACCATCGCCTACTTCGCGGCCCAACCCCCCCAGCCGGCGCCGCACCCGGAGGAATCGGCCCCGCAGTCCTGA
- a CDS encoding polysaccharide pyruvyl transferase family protein: MHHDVTTAVLRALHGPGRPVQRLLLTGWFSFRDGEATAGDVLAQQHMAAALTRAGIRHDTAWSPGFRPGRLSLETADPRAYDTLLFVCGPLHGPQVAALHARFGTLRRLAAGVSVVDPADPAVTGFHTVVPRDGTGAPALPDLAADAPAGPLPPVAGVVLSHGQGEYGERRRHAEVTERITGWLAGKDCARVPADTRLATDDWRMCATAEQFLALLRRFDLVVTTRLHGLVLALRTGTPVIAVDPVAGGAKVSAQARALGWPALVAADALTPDTLDHWWQWALSGAGRTAAACHSMR; this comes from the coding sequence ATGCACCACGACGTCACGACGGCGGTGCTGCGTGCGCTGCACGGTCCCGGCCGTCCCGTGCAGCGGCTGCTGCTCACCGGCTGGTTCAGCTTCCGGGACGGTGAGGCGACCGCCGGGGACGTGCTCGCCCAGCAGCACATGGCCGCGGCCCTGACCAGAGCGGGCATCCGCCACGACACGGCGTGGAGCCCCGGTTTCCGGCCCGGCCGGCTGTCGCTGGAGACGGCGGACCCACGGGCGTACGACACGCTGCTCTTCGTCTGCGGTCCGCTGCACGGGCCCCAAGTGGCCGCCCTGCATGCACGGTTCGGAACCTTGAGGCGACTCGCGGCCGGAGTCTCGGTGGTCGATCCGGCGGACCCGGCGGTCACCGGTTTCCATACGGTCGTGCCCCGCGACGGCACCGGCGCCCCGGCCCTGCCGGATCTCGCGGCCGACGCTCCCGCGGGCCCGCTGCCGCCCGTGGCCGGGGTGGTGCTCTCCCACGGACAGGGCGAGTACGGGGAGCGCCGGCGGCACGCGGAGGTGACCGAGCGGATCACCGGCTGGCTGGCCGGCAAGGACTGCGCGCGGGTGCCCGCCGACACCCGGCTGGCCACCGACGACTGGCGGATGTGCGCCACCGCCGAGCAGTTCCTCGCCCTCCTCCGCCGCTTCGACCTGGTCGTCACCACCCGGCTGCACGGCCTGGTGCTGGCGCTGCGCACCGGCACCCCGGTGATCGCCGTCGACCCGGTCGCGGGCGGCGCCAAGGTCAGTGCCCAGGCCCGTGCCCTGGGCTGGCCGGCACTGGTGGCGGCGGACGCGCTGACCCCGGACACCCTGGACCACTGGTGGCAGTGGGCGCTGTCCGGAGCGGGCCGGACGGCCGCCGCCTGCCACTCGATGCGCTGA
- a CDS encoding DUF3040 domain-containing protein, with the protein MHDEVGLSSRERLALLQIEANLRQDRRFARRMGAVRDRTWLPVSVLLLAGASAFVAVMGIRTSQPALLWCFAVLWPLTLFQAFRLLCRASRPRARSGTRPTPWL; encoded by the coding sequence ATGCACGACGAGGTAGGGCTGTCATCGCGCGAGCGGCTCGCGCTGTTGCAGATCGAGGCGAACCTCCGGCAGGACCGGCGGTTCGCGCGCCGCATGGGCGCTGTCCGGGACCGGACGTGGCTGCCGGTGTCGGTACTGCTGCTGGCGGGCGCTTCGGCATTCGTCGCCGTCATGGGGATCCGCACCTCGCAGCCCGCCCTGCTGTGGTGCTTCGCGGTGCTCTGGCCGCTGACCCTCTTCCAGGCGTTCCGGCTGCTGTGCCGGGCGTCCCGCCCCCGGGCCCGCTCCGGTACCCGGCCCACCCCGTGGCTGTGA
- a CDS encoding carbamoyltransferase family protein gives MHVLGINALFHDPAAALLTDGRIVAAAEEERFSRRKHGKRPVPFSAWELPEQSARWCLEQAGLTPSDLDAVAYSYDPALARPADEMGLHDPWDHLRQQYARQAPDFLAEALPGLDPAKVRFVPHHVAHAASAGPVSPYPDCAVLVLDGRGECGSHLAGRYTNRELTVLGTQRLPDSLGLFYEDLTQHLGFLRSSDEFKVMALASYGTPRFAGRLREYVHAADDGGFRARPVPWAELVPPRPAGGAWNQDHADLAASAQLCLEEAMLGIARWLRERTGEEALTMAGGVALNCVANTRLWRESGFRHVWVQPAAGDAGTALGAAAHVAGQKDTLEPMPTAALGRGWSDAELRAWLERAAVPYEEPSDIAETAAQTLAADGIVAWFQGRSEYGPRALGHRSLLAHPGRAENLERLNAVKGREEFRPVAPMVLAERAGEIFDGPLPSPHMLFVHGVAADWKARIPAVVHVDGTARIQTVDRAQEPLVARMIEGFERRTGLPVVVNTSLNTAGRPMVDDPRDALECFGSAPVDLLVLGPFAIRRGKAFA, from the coding sequence ATGCACGTCCTCGGAATCAACGCACTCTTCCACGACCCCGCCGCCGCCCTCCTCACCGACGGCCGGATCGTGGCGGCGGCGGAGGAGGAGCGGTTCTCCCGCCGCAAGCACGGCAAGCGGCCCGTTCCCTTCTCCGCCTGGGAGCTGCCCGAGCAGTCGGCCCGCTGGTGCCTGGAGCAGGCCGGCCTGACCCCGTCCGACCTGGACGCCGTCGCCTACTCCTACGACCCCGCACTCGCCCGCCCCGCCGACGAGATGGGCCTGCACGACCCCTGGGACCACCTGCGCCAGCAGTACGCCCGCCAGGCACCCGACTTCCTCGCCGAGGCCCTGCCCGGACTCGATCCGGCGAAAGTGAGGTTCGTCCCGCACCACGTGGCGCACGCGGCCTCCGCGGGTCCCGTGTCGCCGTACCCGGACTGCGCCGTCCTCGTCCTGGACGGCCGCGGCGAGTGCGGCTCGCACCTGGCCGGCCGCTACACCAACCGCGAACTGACCGTCCTCGGCACCCAGCGGCTGCCCGACTCCCTCGGCCTGTTCTACGAGGACCTCACCCAGCACCTCGGATTCCTGCGCAGCAGCGACGAGTTCAAGGTCATGGCGCTCGCCTCCTACGGCACCCCGCGCTTCGCCGGCCGGCTGCGCGAGTACGTCCACGCCGCCGACGACGGCGGTTTCCGGGCCCGCCCGGTGCCCTGGGCCGAACTCGTCCCGCCCCGCCCGGCCGGCGGCGCCTGGAACCAGGACCACGCCGACCTCGCGGCCAGCGCCCAGCTCTGCCTGGAGGAGGCCATGCTCGGCATCGCCCGGTGGCTGCGCGAGCGCACCGGCGAGGAGGCGCTCACCATGGCCGGCGGGGTGGCCCTCAACTGCGTGGCCAACACCCGGCTGTGGCGGGAGAGCGGCTTCCGGCACGTGTGGGTGCAGCCCGCCGCCGGCGACGCCGGTACCGCCCTCGGCGCGGCGGCGCATGTCGCCGGGCAGAAGGACACCCTGGAGCCGATGCCGACGGCCGCCCTGGGCCGCGGCTGGAGCGACGCCGAACTGCGCGCGTGGCTGGAGCGTGCGGCCGTACCGTACGAGGAGCCCTCCGACATCGCCGAGACAGCGGCTCAGACGCTGGCCGCCGACGGGATCGTGGCGTGGTTCCAGGGGCGCAGCGAGTACGGGCCACGCGCGCTCGGGCACCGGTCGCTGCTCGCCCACCCCGGCAGGGCGGAGAACCTGGAGCGGCTCAACGCGGTCAAGGGACGCGAGGAGTTCCGGCCGGTCGCGCCCATGGTGCTCGCCGAACGCGCCGGGGAGATCTTCGACGGGCCGCTGCCCAGCCCGCACATGCTGTTCGTGCACGGGGTGGCCGCCGACTGGAAGGCCCGCATCCCGGCCGTGGTGCACGTCGACGGCACGGCCCGCATCCAGACCGTCGACCGCGCGCAGGAGCCGCTGGTGGCCCGGATGATCGAGGGCTTCGAACGGCGCACCGGGCTGCCGGTGGTGGTCAACACCAGCCTGAACACCGCCGGGCGGCCCATGGTCGACGACCCCCGGGACGCCCTGGAGTGCTTCGGCTCGGCACCCGTGGACCTGCTGGTGCTCGGCCCGTTCGCGATCCGCCGCGGGAAGGCGTTCGCATGA
- a CDS encoding glycosyltransferase family 9 protein, with translation MKSLVVRLDSFGDVLLAGPAVRAVAARSSHVTLLCGPRGADAARLLPGVDEVLVWEAPWEGFDPPPVRPADIDGLVGRLRAGAYDTALVLTSFHQSPLPTALLLRLAGVGRIGADSVDHPGRLLDVRHRRLAGRHEAEAALDTAAALGFPAPPGDDGRLRVLPPPDTGSLTGNGPYVVLHPGASAPARAWSPHRCAEAVALLTDAGHRVVVTGGPEETGLTREVSGGLAVDLGGRTSPRTLAGVLRMADVVISANTGPAHLAAAVGTPVVSLFAPVVPAERWAPYGVPVILLGDQSAPCADTRALTCPVPGHPCLDEVTGQDVVRAVHKLIQERQP, from the coding sequence GTGAAATCACTCGTCGTCCGGCTCGACAGTTTCGGTGACGTGCTGCTCGCCGGTCCCGCCGTGCGTGCCGTCGCCGCGCGTTCCTCGCACGTCACCCTGCTCTGCGGTCCCCGGGGCGCGGACGCCGCCCGCCTGCTGCCGGGGGTCGACGAGGTGCTGGTGTGGGAGGCGCCGTGGGAGGGCTTCGACCCGCCTCCGGTCCGTCCGGCGGACATCGACGGGCTGGTGGGGCGGCTGCGCGCCGGGGCCTACGACACCGCGCTCGTCCTGACGTCGTTCCACCAGAGCCCGCTGCCCACGGCCCTGCTGCTCCGGCTCGCCGGGGTCGGCCGGATCGGGGCCGACAGCGTCGACCATCCCGGCCGGCTGCTCGACGTACGCCACCGGCGGCTGGCGGGCCGGCACGAGGCCGAGGCGGCCCTGGACACCGCCGCCGCCCTGGGCTTCCCGGCTCCGCCCGGGGACGACGGCCGGCTGCGCGTGCTGCCGCCCCCGGACACCGGCAGCCTCACCGGCAACGGCCCCTACGTCGTCCTGCACCCCGGCGCCAGCGCCCCCGCCCGCGCCTGGAGCCCGCACCGCTGCGCCGAGGCGGTCGCACTGCTCACCGACGCCGGGCACCGCGTCGTCGTCACCGGCGGCCCTGAGGAGACCGGCCTCACCCGCGAGGTCAGCGGCGGCCTGGCCGTGGACCTCGGCGGCCGGACATCCCCCCGCACCCTCGCCGGAGTACTGCGCATGGCCGACGTCGTGATCAGCGCCAACACCGGCCCCGCCCACCTCGCCGCCGCCGTCGGCACCCCGGTCGTCTCGCTGTTCGCCCCCGTCGTACCGGCCGAGCGCTGGGCCCCGTACGGCGTCCCCGTCATCCTGCTCGGCGACCAGTCGGCGCCGTGCGCGGACACCCGGGCCCTCACCTGCCCGGTGCCCGGCCACCCCTGCCTGGACGAGGTCACCGGACAGGACGTGGTGCGCGCGGTGCACAAGCTCATACAGGAGCGACAGCCATGA
- a CDS encoding glycosyltransferase family 2 protein encodes MTGAPAYTVVVPTIGRPCLAECLRALAAADGHAPHEVVVVDDRPEPDGDLPLETAGQLLDRVRTLRTGGRGPAAARNAGWQTVRTPWTVFLDDDVQVLPDWSRRLADDLRAAGPEVGGVQGRLRVPLPLDRRPTDWERTTKGLENAAWATADMAYRTEALKRTGGFDERFPRAFREDADLALRVQRAGWELVRGARVTRHPVRPAHWWASLPAQRGNADDALMNRLHGRDWWDRAQAPRGRLPRHLAVTGAALAAAGCALAGRRRAASACAVLWTLGTAEFALARILPGPRTAREIAGMLGTSVLIPPLAVRHWLRGVVRHRHAEPLGGAE; translated from the coding sequence ATGACCGGCGCGCCCGCCTACACCGTCGTCGTCCCGACGATCGGCCGGCCCTGCCTCGCGGAGTGCCTGCGCGCGCTCGCCGCGGCCGACGGCCATGCGCCGCACGAGGTGGTCGTCGTGGACGACCGGCCCGAGCCCGACGGCGACCTGCCCCTGGAAACGGCCGGGCAACTGCTCGACCGGGTGCGCACCCTGCGCACCGGCGGCAGGGGGCCGGCCGCCGCCCGCAACGCCGGCTGGCAGACCGTCCGTACGCCCTGGACGGTGTTCCTGGACGACGACGTCCAGGTGCTGCCGGACTGGTCCCGGCGGCTCGCCGACGACCTGCGGGCGGCCGGTCCCGAGGTCGGTGGCGTCCAGGGGCGGTTGCGTGTCCCGCTGCCCCTGGACCGCCGGCCCACCGACTGGGAACGCACCACCAAGGGCCTGGAGAACGCCGCCTGGGCCACCGCCGACATGGCGTACCGCACCGAGGCGCTCAAGCGGACCGGCGGCTTCGACGAACGCTTCCCGCGCGCCTTCCGCGAGGACGCCGACCTGGCCCTGCGGGTGCAGCGGGCGGGCTGGGAGCTGGTGCGGGGCGCCCGCGTCACCCGGCACCCGGTCCGTCCGGCGCACTGGTGGGCCTCGCTGCCGGCGCAGCGCGGCAACGCCGACGACGCCCTGATGAACCGGCTGCACGGGCGTGACTGGTGGGACCGCGCGCAGGCGCCCCGCGGCCGGCTGCCCCGGCATCTGGCGGTCACCGGCGCGGCCCTCGCCGCAGCCGGCTGCGCGCTGGCCGGGCGGCGCCGGGCCGCGAGCGCCTGCGCGGTCCTGTGGACGCTGGGCACGGCCGAGTTCGCGCTCGCCCGGATCCTGCCCGGCCCGCGCACCGCCCGCGAGATCGCCGGGATGCTCGGCACCAGCGTGCTCATCCCGCCGCTCGCCGTCCGGCACTGGCTGCGCGGTGTCGTCCGCCACCGGCACGCCGAGCCGCTGGGAGGTGCCGAGTGA